The following proteins come from a genomic window of Aequorivita marisscotiae:
- a CDS encoding ATP-binding protein: MIEKVSFSQVIERIQFENYWWNHNRIEEDYFNMERRLYFEIFKPMVLNNDIKRAVVLMGPRRVGKTVLLHHTVQELIDNGVSPRKIIFITVENPIYINIGLEELFKLALKSLGTEETKGFYVFFDEIQYLKDWEIHLKTLVDSYRNTKFVVSGSAAAALKFKSNESGAGRFTDFLLPPLTFYEYIHINKLSHLMQESTLLWQSKTIPFYDTLQPKLLNEHFVKYINYGGYPEIIFSPQMQLNPGRYIKQDIVDKVLLRDLPSLYGIKDVQELNRLFTTICFNTAHEFDYEELSRTSGVKKHLIKTYIEYLESAFLIKKINRLDQSGKKFKREVKFKIYLSNPSLYAALFAPVTITDEKRMGNLVETAIYSQWMHRDWVNPYYAHWGKGEVDMVGIDEGSLKPIWALEIKWSNRYFEKPNELKSLLDFCNSNKLASGLVSTIDLKAQKEFQGVTLQFVPCATYAYIVGKNTLERKK, encoded by the coding sequence ATGATTGAAAAAGTTTCTTTTTCCCAAGTTATTGAAAGAATTCAATTTGAAAATTATTGGTGGAATCATAATCGTATTGAGGAGGATTATTTCAACATGGAGCGAAGGCTTTATTTTGAGATATTCAAGCCTATGGTACTAAACAATGATATAAAAAGAGCCGTAGTGCTTATGGGTCCACGACGAGTGGGCAAAACAGTCCTATTGCACCATACCGTTCAAGAATTGATTGATAATGGAGTTTCGCCACGAAAAATAATTTTTATAACTGTGGAAAATCCCATCTATATTAATATAGGATTGGAAGAACTTTTTAAATTGGCATTAAAGTCCCTGGGTACCGAAGAAACCAAAGGTTTTTACGTATTTTTTGATGAGATACAATATTTAAAGGATTGGGAAATACACTTAAAAACATTGGTTGATAGTTATCGCAATACCAAATTTGTGGTGTCGGGCAGTGCGGCCGCGGCTTTAAAATTTAAAAGTAATGAAAGCGGAGCGGGTAGGTTTACGGACTTTCTCCTTCCCCCCCTAACCTTTTATGAGTATATACATATTAATAAATTAAGCCATCTCATGCAAGAGAGCACTTTGCTATGGCAAAGTAAAACCATTCCCTTTTATGATACACTTCAACCCAAACTGCTCAACGAACATTTTGTAAAATACATTAATTACGGCGGATATCCGGAAATCATTTTTTCGCCACAGATGCAATTGAATCCCGGCCGTTATATTAAACAGGATATAGTAGATAAGGTATTATTGCGCGATTTACCCAGTTTGTATGGTATTAAGGACGTACAGGAACTCAACAGGCTCTTTACGACCATCTGTTTTAATACGGCCCACGAATTTGATTATGAAGAACTGAGCCGTACCTCTGGGGTCAAGAAGCATTTAATAAAAACTTACATTGAATATCTGGAATCGGCCTTTCTTATAAAAAAAATTAATCGCCTGGATCAGTCGGGGAAAAAATTTAAGCGTGAGGTAAAGTTTAAAATCTATTTATCCAACCCCTCGCTATACGCTGCTTTGTTTGCCCCGGTTACTATTACGGATGAAAAAAGAATGGGCAACTTGGTAGAAACCGCTATCTATTCACAATGGATGCACAGGGACTGGGTAAACCCATATTACGCCCATTGGGGTAAGGGAGAGGTGGATATGGTGGGCATTGATGAGGGCTCCCTAAAACCTATTTGGGCATTGGAAATAAAATGGAGCAATCGGTATTTTGAAAAACCAAATGAATTAAAGAGCCTCCTGGATTTTTGCAATAGCAATAAATTAGCTTCCGGATTGGTTTCCACTATAGATTTAAAAGCACAGAAAGAGTTTCAAGGGGTTACCCTACAGTTTGTCCCCTGCGCTACCTATGCCTACATAGTGGGCAAAAATACCTTGGAACGGAAGAAATAA